From a region of the Nitrospira sp. genome:
- a CDS encoding BTAD domain-containing putative transcriptional regulator, protein MPRRTAALAKLTLPRLHAVRRRERLFKLVKEQCRRHPLVWVAGPPGAGKTALIASYLTEHKLRTLWYHVDPGDADLATFFHYLAQAAQAAAGRKQLRLPALTPEYMADVPGFTRRFMRELWSKVPAPAVLVMDNYQDLPAEAALHSMLPVALAEFPIDTTLVVISRGEPPSHFARELTHNRVGHIQWEHLRLTLEETLSLASSVPGIEKDTVASLHAKANGWVAGTVLLLERLQANEDWNEPAPSDMTEVFHYFANQVFEHMTPQAREALMRTALLPWVTEAMAEEVSGDPHAAQVIRDLYQRGLFLDRRADTQGRYHYHDLFRDFLLDRCRVHFDGELHGHKRTAARVAERYGQQDTAVALYAETNSWDDLSRLINESAEKLLSQGRNQTLQGYVSLFPQEERQQRPWLLYWSGISRLIFDPIPAIKELEEAYHQFESTQQDIAGLLLSCSGVIEAYYCRADDMAPAIIWGDRLHKILQQHDGCPSSAVKANVLSKLQGLIFACPHHSLLQELDQSLDQILREVEDPSVRVGVAIAFMNLMWWRGEFPRLRRTLDDLATWSKGVVLPPVYLLTWKVMEAHYEWGTGHRAQATAKLEEAFGITERYGILVFRTMVRSCQAYYALTVGDDKEGERLTNFLQEENQFHQRFSLGLCSYYRAGASLIRGVLSSALDFALLAVETIGSLSLPHFEGLFRGGLAKVLIELGQIEKAREHLRTTLDYARVIRSPWRAAECRVTLAHSYLRDGQFDLAHEHLQEGLEIARRHNYFVLDFWWRPTVMADLLAHALEGDIEVEYVRSVIRRRGLRAPTAALKHWPYPVKIATLGRFKVAIDDVPLAYSGKTQRKPLELLKYLCAAGAQGASQDLIEEALWPDADGEAADQAFRTTLHRLRKLLRHDEAVRVSDGHVSLDPSLVSQDHLAFDRLAQHVDRADAIALERALALYHGHFLQGETASWVLPVQEQLRARFLDLTEQLGTLLEERGEVGEAAQKYLRALEVEPVAEVMCRRVMMTYVRLGRRSEAIGVYQRFSQALQTKLGVPPTQETVSLYHTIAKP, encoded by the coding sequence ATGCCACGTCGGACTGCCGCATTAGCCAAACTTACCCTTCCCCGCCTCCATGCGGTACGGCGTCGTGAGCGTCTCTTCAAGTTGGTCAAAGAACAGTGCCGCCGCCATCCGCTGGTCTGGGTCGCAGGTCCTCCCGGCGCGGGCAAGACCGCCCTTATCGCAAGCTACCTTACCGAGCACAAACTGCGGACGTTGTGGTATCACGTGGATCCCGGCGACGCAGATCTCGCCACATTTTTTCATTACCTCGCGCAGGCCGCTCAAGCCGCAGCCGGGCGGAAGCAACTTCGCTTGCCGGCGCTGACCCCGGAATACATGGCGGATGTGCCGGGATTCACCAGGCGGTTCATGCGTGAGCTATGGTCGAAGGTTCCAGCACCGGCCGTGTTGGTCATGGACAATTATCAAGACCTACCGGCCGAGGCGGCTCTCCACTCAATGCTACCGGTCGCACTCGCCGAGTTCCCGATTGACACGACGCTCGTTGTCATCAGCCGAGGCGAGCCTCCCTCACACTTCGCCAGAGAACTGACCCACAACAGGGTGGGACACATCCAATGGGAACACTTGCGATTGACCCTTGAAGAAACGCTCTCCCTGGCTTCATCTGTTCCAGGCATTGAGAAGGACACTGTCGCGTCGCTTCATGCCAAGGCGAACGGCTGGGTGGCCGGCACGGTGCTGCTGTTGGAACGGTTGCAGGCGAATGAGGACTGGAACGAGCCTGCGCCATCCGACATGACCGAGGTCTTTCACTATTTCGCCAATCAGGTCTTTGAGCACATGACTCCCCAAGCAAGAGAAGCGTTGATGCGCACGGCACTGCTCCCATGGGTGACGGAGGCCATGGCGGAAGAGGTCAGCGGTGATCCACATGCGGCGCAAGTGATTCGCGATCTGTACCAACGGGGTCTATTCTTGGATCGGCGCGCCGATACACAGGGGCGGTATCACTATCATGATCTGTTCCGGGATTTTCTTCTCGATCGATGCCGCGTTCATTTCGATGGAGAGTTGCACGGCCACAAACGCACCGCCGCGCGAGTGGCGGAACGGTACGGACAACAGGATACAGCCGTCGCACTCTATGCGGAAACGAACTCGTGGGATGACCTGAGCCGGCTGATCAATGAGAGCGCCGAGAAGTTGCTCTCTCAGGGACGGAATCAAACACTCCAAGGATACGTCTCACTCTTTCCGCAAGAAGAGCGGCAACAACGCCCATGGCTCCTCTATTGGTCCGGGATAAGCCGATTGATATTCGACCCCATTCCCGCAATCAAGGAATTGGAGGAAGCTTATCATCAATTCGAATCCACGCAGCAAGATATTGCGGGACTGCTCCTCTCCTGCAGCGGCGTTATTGAAGCCTACTATTGTCGCGCGGATGATATGGCCCCTGCCATTATTTGGGGGGACCGGCTTCATAAAATCCTTCAGCAGCATGATGGATGCCCCTCTTCAGCCGTTAAGGCAAACGTACTCTCGAAGCTTCAAGGACTGATCTTTGCCTGCCCACATCACTCGTTGCTCCAAGAGCTAGACCAATCTTTAGACCAAATCCTCCGCGAGGTAGAAGATCCATCTGTTCGTGTCGGTGTGGCGATCGCATTCATGAACCTGATGTGGTGGAGAGGAGAATTCCCTCGGCTGCGCCGAACTCTTGATGACCTGGCTACATGGAGTAAGGGCGTCGTTCTTCCACCTGTGTATCTCTTGACCTGGAAGGTAATGGAAGCGCACTACGAATGGGGTACCGGCCACCGTGCGCAGGCGACGGCAAAGCTAGAAGAGGCGTTTGGAATCACAGAAAGGTACGGGATCCTGGTGTTCAGGACGATGGTGCGATCATGTCAGGCATACTACGCCTTGACCGTCGGGGACGATAAAGAAGGGGAAAGGCTGACTAACTTCTTGCAGGAGGAAAATCAGTTTCACCAGCGATTCTCCCTTGGCCTGTGCAGCTACTACCGGGCAGGGGCATCACTCATCAGAGGAGTCTTGTCTTCGGCCCTCGATTTTGCTTTATTAGCAGTCGAAACTATCGGCTCCCTTAGTTTGCCTCACTTTGAGGGCCTTTTCCGTGGAGGATTGGCGAAGGTCTTGATTGAACTTGGTCAAATAGAGAAGGCGCGCGAGCATTTGAGAACGACACTTGACTATGCGCGAGTCATACGCAGTCCTTGGAGAGCCGCAGAGTGTCGTGTGACGCTCGCACACTCCTACCTGCGAGATGGACAATTTGATCTGGCTCATGAACATCTTCAAGAAGGGTTGGAAATTGCCCGTCGTCACAACTATTTCGTATTGGACTTTTGGTGGCGACCGACAGTGATGGCTGACCTGCTGGCGCATGCGTTGGAGGGCGATATCGAGGTCGAGTATGTGCGCAGCGTCATTCGTCGACGCGGCCTGCGCGCCCCAACTGCTGCGCTGAAACACTGGCCCTACCCTGTGAAGATTGCCACCTTGGGGCGATTCAAAGTGGCCATTGATGATGTCCCACTTGCCTATTCAGGGAAAACTCAGCGCAAGCCGCTCGAACTCTTAAAGTACCTCTGTGCAGCAGGAGCGCAAGGCGCCAGTCAAGATCTCATCGAAGAAGCCTTGTGGCCGGACGCGGATGGCGAGGCTGCCGATCAGGCCTTTCGGACGACGCTGCACCGACTGCGAAAGCTTCTGCGGCATGACGAGGCCGTGCGAGTCTCCGATGGCCATGTCTCACTCGATCCATCGCTGGTGTCGCAGGATCATCTTGCCTTTGACCGCCTGGCTCAGCACGTCGATCGAGCTGATGCCATAGCCCTCGAACGAGCGCTTGCCCTGTATCACGGCCATTTTTTGCAAGGCGAGACCGCGTCCTGGGTCTTGCCGGTGCAGGAACAATTGCGAGCGCGATTCCTCGATCTCACCGAACAACTGGGCACACTCTTGGAAGAGCGCGGCGAAGTCGGTGAAGCGGCGCAAAAGTATCTGCGTGCCCTTGAAGTCGAACCGGTGGCGGAAGTGATGTGCCGACGGGTCATGATGACCTATGTGCGGTTAGGACGTCGCTCCGAGGCCATCGGTGTGTATCAGCGATTCAGCCAGGCACTTCAAACCAAACTCGGCGTCCCTCCGACCCAGGAAACTGTCTCTCTCTACCACACCATCGCAAAACCCTGA
- a CDS encoding type II toxin-antitoxin system RelE/ParE family toxin, protein MPYEVVFPSERIERVFQKSLEHVPAGYREAIVTAIRSLANNPKPQGKRAKRLTGQLIVSQFTAEYRLRIGPYRVLYDVDDQRKKVVILKLAKRDEHTYK, encoded by the coding sequence TTGCCCTACGAGGTGGTTTTCCCCAGCGAACGAATCGAGCGCGTATTTCAAAAGTCGTTAGAGCATGTTCCCGCCGGCTACCGTGAAGCCATTGTTACTGCCATTCGATCACTCGCGAATAATCCCAAGCCTCAGGGCAAGCGGGCCAAGCGGCTCACCGGTCAGCTCATTGTGTCGCAATTCACGGCTGAGTACCGTCTGCGCATAGGCCCTTATCGGGTTCTGTATGATGTCGATGATCAACGAAAGAAAGTGGTGATCTTGAAACTCGCCAAGCGGGATGAGCACACATACAAATAA